One Oncorhynchus kisutch isolate 150728-3 linkage group LG13, Okis_V2, whole genome shotgun sequence DNA window includes the following coding sequences:
- the LOC116353141 gene encoding uncharacterized protein LOC116353141 isoform X3, with product MRRHCWVIVLAGMLSYFNPERALGAPQREVSQSRAASLSSPPYVVILISCSGLVSFVLLLFTCLCCKKGGVGFNVSLHHEFDNAEGEECSGGSSPAQEDSLSSCPSLPEVYTLPLRDRANCLALQDGSDSKSKYFRRHTLNYLQEIGNGWFGKVILAEVLCDCSSSQAVVKELRVSASPLEQRKFLAESEPYRSLQHPNILQCLGQCSESIPFLLVMEFCQLGDLKRYLRAQRKSDGMTPDLLTREMLTLQRMAFEITSGLLHLHENNYIHSDLALRNCLLTSDLTVRIGDYGLSHNHYKDDYYLTSDKLWIPLRWIAPELLEEYRGSLIVTDQTKTSNLWSLGVVIWELFEFGSQPHRHLSDEEVLTFVIRERQITLAQPRLKLSHADYWYEIMQSCWLPPSQRPSIAEVFLLLSSLLAAERGMSRRSVGEDEEDEDEEYEEGRGRRGESDESFERRWDSLRPPAFQAAASERQREREYGRDDRGNSYPLLEAVGNCITPSSTELDDILTVTETSKGLNFEYFWEKAHAKRGYQPLPPPQPIPTVNPSHRQSLDTPTVVPVISARSPSLASEYFIRLEEHTPQDKSPSLKGKVQSFRSDSLCPGDLELVEIRSGMLGKERAPYSSDEEYTGRGGKSIQTIRSSEVQIRVPNTGVAEFKDTSSRVTDFSVVDLGDDDEEGGGEGDSRSSIGSQAPVLPPKPRSMSTSSGNHLHSRPLPAPPLGYHRVGLGLGHYSMSGKIETMDPLTGSCLPSSYDHLGFHRPRQTMPPSPSLSPSLPQSSHPIYPTPQTCPPPLPPHYKPQRGLYHSYGVGSYSRYSKPQMYSQREPLSCDDSDRQGGVRRTASLHNTKGTSNFRSKDFDSPVRRQNVFRPVYRNISHSESGGPRIERHSSSSPTYSDEDDSPFMSPEKPSGGGTTVPTSSLSEDADPATAELFSRGMKRTQSRLATILPAIWREDAELQADSVTDAKISPMHLFLTEISSVSESNDAKSKEGRTSWEGETEREKKRDGERSGNFLQPLRGGMRRSRSLATELGSTEQTLGPDRNTQMGTEVERVMKGSIQRDLFLTEITNTGRMDAGMERDPVKFLHPPGSRSRPYTYTCAPGLPSYAEAEEAYSRGMRRSRSLLSEITVGRQESESQETEKETEKGQMTREEFLKEIQSAETFLTEIISRQNATSSNKHCEDLSQSPTPMSPEYESICIDPDSSQTIRFQSESSIRTSNRGKDDVAPEAIYAQVTKRAKKSEMKVTIRPEIPVLQIGTNKQSVKQEEGCPTDTTCLKDSPSSLTDPTADTNSHPDSQPQPGDFVFSEIMPKNGLLLYQTFPSTKTEDVSEGPALPVRETQRVRERVELTRQAQVQSLSRDSVTGGVEESEKNPCDDESPIYVDEKESRGQNNVGERSCERMKGDAEVRDTGQGCQKQEVADDILHDLTTETSETDRACQIESKDHKEEGSESSKGCDSQMKNNTSHCSTAQSHDPNVESYLQINKQNSQINQEGRSDPSQKSPEAVPTTPDWDPSSDLSLSTMTPSDSFISSLTPSSADCLTPGDPCVGGEGPGGWRVLGTETPHRDSAYFSDNDWEGEGLSRKGSDGLNVTRPGSGRGGERGTLTGIEEKTELEDEGETRGKSPLKRISNKGIDIEREKETVLEQNAHVQDISQNSDDGYKDMSSIQENDLSLKEVEHKTGLESEQREDSGMFHNESGESDEKGLVHPGLLSDNSQTKENNEFIAKLFSNLDDAPLKGFSYNDGTHICNHYTEGVISHVESNDFRFHDSTDKDLTLPSNSTTKTDCLKLISAIQTKDNKLENEELPGIEERENDNSMKDTTEPVTALHGDHDNRESRLSRFYGIQTSEVKLSDDIPVVLDPNDGESTNDEESKLSSSFWAEGDTEVSEREDGQDLEIQHTDANELGLRNLCYSEESEDERAKAKSETEKQLAAGELCNAMKEKSPQRGPVTGSQSGSLRKDGSAETVDRESSKDLEMKAKELWNTLEEGEGRGEGVVRGEFDCHRYQQGDLHLWPSENDQWASPENRSQEAELGLEFFSAFGKTWEEREQLVVGREFWEAEENDELAESEPHPAVLQDSEDTSNDEGQGRVAYLEIKGELSQKQVLSSSIDSQLSQAVDVQQEENIENPDRFDDDDDEQNVEDDQLVVEVENREIPEHETNARGREQFRSLTEMGGDSESQTASLLNDLDGNIAQDEGNQNFNRLNHLSEIQMEEGAMAENNIEKEQDFELDNHLAPTVKSIYLGVSICLTGVPQIDLSGLQHIEPSMHIEEADSTRQLVGEDREGGVDIVNTSEDLRDISLLCDLVSYPNDNDLEDIASCTDLSGSHGDNFQFSSVDFPSPPPSMDLDMQEDRLQSLDDYFPSPPPSVIEIDDDRGLINLDYLGSDFITSAERDPTMPPTPHTDIPEPPPLPPATTHSRGISANLDLSPVHPTLPLFSGESQKQSRLTSNISEDDRNNLSQKNTTTTLPSFLQSPLNTIPELLISEWKDLDEEPLEDFEKLEQLCCISGDEEDTLGDLFLENLELLESMKKTPEQKTKGSGESDKGEATCGTSMPEGKRRVELKEEVDGISESADWLARLVPSAVQDIPTGAKLSPQEERRELQFPSALSPCHSPDSKDQRSLSKMPTKNGLMMQVCEERLQFSLCENVKTNVLRGATVSDSVILRPWGDQSFDGGGDAVSVKDVGSEEEPDTEPNSEPQSESDATDSEPLTVIQQPEVTPTQPVANQAMKAKLARLSLSLSLPPLPLALPLSSSPKGGFREGGLHRDRSGRRRGVSPGSDPDEDEEEEQEDEGSRRVIVVTETDVGKRVGLRSLLKSPREPIDKEKDRGRNVSFFDDVTVYLFDQETPTSELSSSTCTSPAPAPNKSTKFDLHAKAKTPKEKGTCQSNRGRPWGPTQ from the exons ATGCGACGACACTGCTGGGTGATAGTGCTGGCGGGGATGTTGTCGTACTTCAACCCGGAGAGAGCCCTTGGAGCCCCGCAGAGAGAAG TCTCTCAATCCAGGGCTgcgtctctctcttctccgcccTACGTCGTCATTCTCATCTCTTGCTCGGGGCTCGTCTCCTTTGTTTTACTGCTCTTCACCTGTCTGTGCTGTAAGAAGGGAGGAGTGGGATTCAATGTAAGTCTCCATCAT GAGTTTGACAATGCAGAGGGGGAGGAGTGTTCTGGGGGTTCTAGCCCCGCCCAGGAGGACAGTCTGTCCTCTTGCCCCTCCCTCCCGGAGGTCTACACCCTCCCACTCAGGGACAGGGCTAACTGCCTCGCCCTGCAGGATGGCTCAG ACTCTAAGTCGAAGTACTTCCGTAGGCACACTCTCAACTACCTTCAGGAAATAGGAAATGGCTGGTTTGGAAAG gtgATCCTAGCGGAGGTGCTGTGTGACTGCAGCTCCTCCCAGGCCGTGGTGAAGGAGTTGCGGGTCAGTGCCAGCCCTCTGGAGCAGAGGAAGTTCTTGGCTGAGTCTGAGCCATACAG GAGTCTCCAACATCCCAACATCCTTCAGTGTTTGGGCCAATGCAGCGAGAGCATTCCCTTCCTGCTGGTCATGGAGTTCTGTCAGTTG GGTGACCTGAAGAGGTACCTGAGAGCCCAGAGGAAGTCAGATGGGATGACCCCTGACCTTCTGACCCGGGAAATGCTGACCCTGCAGAGGATGGCGTTTGAAATCACCTCTGGCCTGCTGCACCTCCACGAGAATAACTACATCCACAG TGATCTGGCTTTGAGGAACTGTCTCCTTACCTCTGACCTCACTGTCAGAATCGGAGACTATGGGCTGTCTCACAACCACTACAAg GATGACTATTACCTAACATCAGACAAGCTGTGGATTCCCCTGAGGTGGATAGCGCCAGAGCTTCTGGAGGAGTACAGAGGATCTCTGATCGTCACTGACCAGACCAAGACCAGCAATCTGTG GTCTCTGGGGGTGGTGATCTGGGAGCTGTTTGAGTTTGGTTCTCAGCCTCACAGGCACCTGAGTGATGAGGAAGTGTTGACCTTCgtcatcagagagagacagatcaccCTGgcccagccacggctcaaactcTCCCATGCTGACTACTG GTATGAGATCATGCAGTCCTGCTGGCTCCCTCCTTCCCAACGCCCCTCCATCGCTGaggtattcctcctcctctcctcccttctggcTGCTGAGCGAGGGATGTCCCGAAGGAGTGTGGGAGAGGACGAGGAGGATGAGGACGAGGAGtatgaggaagggagaggaagaagaggagagagcgatGAGTCATTTGAAAGACGGTGGGATTCTCTCCGTCCTCCGGCCTTCCAGGCTGCAGCGAgtgaacgacagagagagagggagtatggGAGGGATGACAGGGGGAACTCCTACCCTCTACTGGAAGCCGTGGGGAACTGCATCACCCCATCCTCCACAGAACTCGATGACATCCTGACAGTCACGGAGACCAGTAAAGGGTTAAATTTTGAGTACTTCTGGGAAAAGGCCCATGCGAAGCGGGGCTACCAACCACTTCCTCCTCCCCAGCCAATCCCGACGGTCAACCCCTCCCACAGACAATCCCTGGACACACCCACTGTTGTCCCTGTGATAAGTGCACGTAGCCCCTCCCTCGCCAGCGAGTACTTCATCCGATTGGAGGAGCACACCCCTCAGGATAAGTCCCCATCTCTTAAAGGGAAAGTGCAATCTTTCCGTTCTGACTCGTTGTGTCCTGGAGATCTGGAGCTAGTGGAGATACGCAGCGGAATGCTGGGCAAAGAACGCGCGCCGTACAGTTCTGATGAGGAATACACTGGGCGAGGAGGGAAATCCATCCAGACCATCCGATCCAGTGAAGTCCAGATAAGAGTCCCCAACACTGGGGTGGCAGAGTTCAAAGACACCTCCAGTAGGGTGACTGACTTCTCTGTGGTGGATTTAggagatgatgatgaggagggggggggtgaaggagacAGTAGGTCATCCATTGGTTCTCAGGCCCCTGTCCTGCCTCCCAAGCCACGTTCTATGTCAACCTCATCTGGCAACCACCTCCACTCGcgccccctccctgctcctcctttGGGCTACCACCGAGTAGGACTTGGGCTGGGTCACTATTCCATGAGTGGTAAGATAGAAACGATGGACCCTCTGACGGGCAGCTGCCTGCCATCATCATATGATCACTTAGGGTTCCACCGTCCTCGTCAGACCATGCCCCCCTCCCCGTCACTGTCCCCCTCCCTACCCCAGTCCAGCCACCCCATCTACCCCACTCCCCAAAcatgtcctccccctctcccaccccactacaAGCCCCAAAGGGGCCTGTATCACAGCTATGGTGTAGGTAGCTACTCCAGATACAGTAAGCCCCAGATGTACTCTCAAAGAGAGCCACTATCCTGTGACGACTCAGACCGACAAGGTGGTGTACGGCGCACAGCATCCTTGCACAACACAAAGGGAACATCCAATTTCCGCTCAAAAGACTTTGACTCTCCTGTACGACGCCAGAACGTATTTCGCCCTGTTTACCGCAACATCTCCCACTCCGAGTCCGGGGGCCCCAGAATTGAGAGGCACTCGTCCTCCAGTCCCACCTATTCAGATGAGGATGACTCCCCCTTTATGTCCCCTGAGAAACCCAGTGGGGGAGGGACAACCGTCCCAACCTCTAGTTTGTCAGAGGATGCGGATCCGGCCACAGCCGAGCTCTTCTCCAGGGGTATGAAGAGGACCCAGTCGCGCCTCGCCACCATCCTGCCTGCCATCTGGAGGGAGGACGCAGAACTGCAGGCGGATAGCGTAACCGACGCCAAGATATCCCCCATGCACCTGTTTCTGACTGAGATCTCTAGTGTGTCAGAGTCAAATGATGCCAAGTCCAAGGAGGGGAGGACCTcatgggagggagagacagagcgggagaAGAAAAGGGATGGGGAGAGGTCAGGGAACTTCCTCCAGCCCTTGAGAGGGGGGATGCGTCGGTCCCGGTCGCTGGCCACAGAGCTGGGCTCTACAGAACAGACATTGGggccagacagaaacacacagatgGGGACAGAGGTGGAGAGGGTGATGAAAGGCTCCATCCAGAGAGATCTATTCCTCACTGAGATCACAAACACAGGAAGGATGGATGCAGGCATGGAGAGAGATCCGGTGAAGTTCCTCCACCCTCCTGGCTCCCGATCGCGTCCCTACACCTACACCTGCGCCCCCGGCCTCCCGTCCTACGCTGAGGCCGAGGAGGCATACTCCAGGGGCATGAGGAGATCCCGATCCCTCCTCTCCGAAATCACAGTGGGGAGGCAGGAGTCGGAGTcacaggagacggagaaggagacagagaagggaCAGATGACCAGAGAGGAGTTCCTGAAGGAGATCCAATCAGCAGAGACCTTTTTGACGGAGATCATATCCAGACAAAATGCAACCTCCTCTAACAAGCATTGCGAGGACTTGTCTCAGTCACCCACTCCAATGTCACCAGAATATGAGTCAATATGCATAGATCCTGACTCCTCTCAGACCATCCGTTTCCAATCAGAGAGTTCCATACGTACATCAAACAGAGGCAAAGACGATGTAGCACCGGAGGCCATTTACGCCCAAGTGACTAAACGGGCAAAAAAGAGTGAGATGAAGGTCACTATACGGCCTGAGATTCCAGTACTGCAAATAGGAACCAATAAACAGTCTGTCAAACAGGAAGAGGGATGTCCCACAGACACGACCTGTCTCAAGGACTCACCCAGCTCACTCACAGATCCCACCGCTGACACCAACTCTCACCCAGACTCTCAGCCCCAGCCTGGTGACTTTGTGTTCTCAGAGATAATGCCAAAAAATGGCCTCCTCCTTTACCAAACATTCCCCAGTACAAAAACAGAGGACGTTTCAGAAGGTCCAGCCTTACCTgtaagagaaacacagagagtcagagaaagGGTTGAGCTCACAAGACAAGCTCAAGTTCAATCTTTATCTCGAGACAGTGTTACTGGAGGAGTGGAAGAATCTGAAAAGAATCCCTGTGATGATGAGTCACCTATTTATGTagatgagaaagagagcaggGGTCAGAATAATGTTGGGGAAAGGAGTTGTGAGAGAATGAAAGGTGATGCTGAGGTCAGAGACACAGGGCAAGGATGTCAGAAGCAGGAAGTTGCTGATGACATTTTACATGACTTAACAACAGAGACATCTGAAACAGATAGAGCATGTCAAATTGAATCTAAAGATCACAAGGAAGAAGGGTCAGAGAGTTCAAAAGGTTGTGACAGTCAAATGAAGAACAACACATCACATTGTTCTACTGCTCAGTCACATGACCCAAATGTTGAAAGCTATTTACAAATCAACAAACAGAATTCACAGATCAACCAAGAAGGAAGGTCAGACCCAAGTCAAAAGAGCCCTGAGGCTGTTCCCACCACCCCAGACTGGGACCcatcctctgacctctctctctccaccatgacCCCCTCAGACTCATTCATTTCATCTTTGACCCCCAGTTCAGCCGACTGTCTGACCCCAGGTGACCCATGTGTTGGAGGTGAAGGACCAGGTGGTTGGAGGGTGCTGGGGACAGAAACCCCCCACAGAGACTCTGCCTACTTCTCTGACAatgactgggaaggggaggggCTTAGCAGGAAGGGCAGTGATGGACTGAACGTGACCAGACCCGGCAGCGGACGAGGCGGAGAGAGGGGGACGCTGACAGGAATAGAGGAGAAGACAGAATTAGAGGATGAGGGAGAAACCAGGGGAAAGAGTCCCTTGAAGAGGATTTCAAATAAGGGAATTGACATTGAGAGGGAAAAGGAGACAGTTCTTGAACAGAATGCTCATGTGCAGGATATTTCTCAAAACAGTGATGATGGATATAAAGACATGTCGAGTATTCAGGAGAACGATCTCAGTCTGAAAGAAGTAGAACATAAAACAGggttagaatcagaacagagagaagactctGGAATGTTCCACAATGAGAGTGGAGAGTCAGATGAAAAGGGCCTAGTCCATCCGGGACTCCTGTCTGATAACTCACAGACCAAGGAGAACAATGAGTTTATAGCTAAGCTGTTCTCTAATTTAGATGATGCACCTCTCAAAGGGTTCTCTTACAATGATGGAACTCACATTTGTAATCATTACACAGAAGGTGTGATTTCTCATGTGGAGTCAAATGATTTTAGATTCCATGACTCCACAGACAAAGACTTGACATTGCCTTCTAATAGTACCACTAAGACAGACTGTTTGAAATTAATATCTGCCATTCAGACAAAGGATAACAAACTTGAGAATGAAGAACTCCCAGGTAttgaagagagagaaaatgataatTCCATGAAAGACACTACGGAACCAGTGACGGCGTTACATGGCGACCATGACAACAGAGAATCCAGACTATCTAGGTTCTACGGTATTCAAACCAGCGAGGTCAAACTCAGTGACGATATTCCAGTAGTACTGGATCCCAACGACGGAGAGAGCACCAATGACGAAGAGAGCAAACTGTCCTCTTCTTTCTGGGCCGAGGGGGACACTGAGGTGTCTGAAAGAGAAGACGGGCAAGATCTGGAGATTCAACACACCGATGCCAATGAGCTTGGCCTGAGAAACTTGTGTTACTCAGAAGAAAGCGAAGACGAGAGGGCCAAGGCCaaatcagagacagagaaacagcttGCCGCTGGAGAGCTGTGTAACGCCATGAAGGAGAAATCTCCTCAAAGAGGACCAGTGACGGGGAGCCAGAGTGGGTCTTTGAGGAAGGATGGATCTGCTGAGACTGTGGACAGGGAGTCATCTAAGGATCTGGAGATGAAGGCTAAAGAGCTGTGGAACActctggaggagggggaggggagaggggaaggagtggTGAGGGGCGAGTTCGACTGTCACCGTTACCAGCAGGGAGACCTGCACCTGTGGCCATCGGAGAACGACCAGTGGGCCTCGCCGGAGAACAGAAGCCAGGAAGCTGAACTCGGATTGGAATTCTTCTCAGCGTTCGGAAAGacctgggaggagagggagcagcTGGTGGTAGGCCGGGAATTCTGGGAGGCTGAGGAGAACGATGAACTGGCGGAGAGTGAGCCTCATCCAGCCGTCCTCCAAGATAGTGAAGATACTTCTAATGACGAGGGGCAGGGACGGGTAGCCTACCTGGAAATAAAGGGAGAGTTGTCCCAGAAACAGGTTCTCTCCAGTAGCATTGACAGTCAGCTATCCCAGGCAGTGGATGTACAGCAAGAGGAAAATATAGAAAATCCAGATAggtttgatgatgatgatgatgagcaaAATGTTGAAGATGATCAGCTAGTGGTTGAGGTGGAAAACCGAGAAATCCCAGAGCATGAGACCAATGCAAGAGGGAGGGAGCAGTTCAGGTCACTCACTGAGATGGGTGGAGACAGTGAAAGTCAAACTGCATCTCTTCTAAACGACTTGGATGGAAACATTGCTCAAGATGAGGGAAATCAGAACTTCAACAGGTTGAATCATCTCAGTGAAATCCAAATGGAAGAAGGGGCAATGGCCGAAAATAACATAGAAAAAGAACAGGACTTTGAATTAGACAACCATCTTGCTCCCACAGTAAAGAGTATATATTTGGGTGTATCTATCTGCCTTACTGGAGTACCACAGATAGATTTATCAGGATTACAACATATTGAGCCAAGCATGCACATTGAAGAAGCTGACTCTACTCGCCAGCTTGTGGGGGAGGACAGAGAAGGGGGAGTAGACATTGTAAACACAAGTGAGGATTTAAGAGACATATCTCTTCTATGCGACCTGGTGTCTTATCCCAATGATAATGACTTGGAGGATATAGCCTCTTGTACAGATCTGTCTGGTTCACATGGAGACAACTTTCAGTTCAGTTCTGTAGACTTTCCCAGCCCTCCTCCTAGCATGGATCTTGATATGCAAGAAGACAGGTTACAGAGTTTAGATGATTATTTTCCTAGTCCCCCACCTTCTGTCATAGAAATAGACGACGATCGCGGTCTTATAAACCTTGATTATTTAGGCTCAGATTTCATTACCAGTGCTGAGAGAGACCCAACAATGCCCCCCACTCCTCACACTGATATCCCAGAGCCGCCCCCCTTACCACCCGCCACAACCCACAGCAGAGGGATCTCTGCAAACCTCGACCTTTCACCTGTACATCCAACACTTCCATTATTCTCAGGTGAAAGCCAGAAACAGAGCCGCCTTACATCAAACATATCCGAGGATGACAGAAATAACCTGTCCCAGAAAAACACAACCACCACACTCCCGTCATTCCTCCAGAGTCCCCTCAACACCATCCCAGAGCTGTTGATCTCTGAGTGGAAGGATTTGGACGAGGAGCCTCTGGAAGATTTTGAGAAACTGGAGCAGCTGTGTTGCATATCTGGGGATGAGGAGGACACCCTGGGTGACCTCTTCCTGGAGAATCTGGAGCTGTTGGAGTCTATGAAGAAGACCCCTGAGCAGAAAACTAAGGGTTCTGGAGAGAGCGATAAAGGTGAAGCGACCTGTGGGACCTCCATGcctgaggggaagaggagagtggaACTGAAAGAGGAAGTTGACGGAATCTCTGAGAGCGCTGACTGGCTAGCCAGGTTGGTTCCATCGGCGGTCCAAGACATCCCAACTGGGGCTAAACTTTCACCTCAGGAGGAGAGGCGTGAACTACAGTTCCCATCAGCCCTTTCACCATGTCATTCTCCTGACTCCAAGGACCAGAGGTCGCTTTCAAAAATGCCCACTAAAAATGGCCTAATGATGCAG GTGTGTGAGGAGAGACTGCAGTTCTCGCTCTGTGAGAACGTTAAAACGAACGTCCTCCGGGGGGCGACAGTGAGCGACAGCGTCATTCTCCGCCCATGGGGGGACCAGTCCTTCGATGGGGGCGGAGACGCAGTCAGTGTGAAGGATGTAGGAAG CGAAGAGGAGCCGGACACCGAACCCAATTCTGAACCCCAGAGTGAGTCTGATGCGACTGACAGTGAACCACTGACTGTGATCCAGCAGCCAGAAGTTACACCCACTCAGCCTGTGGCAAACCAAGCAATGAAAG CCAAACTGGCTcgcctgtccctctccctctccctccctcctctccctcttgctctccctctctcctccagtcccaAGGGCGGGTTCAGGGAGGGCGggctacacagagacaggagtgGGAGACGGAGGGGTGTGTCCCCAGGAAGTGACCCCGATGAGGATGAGGAAGAAGAACAGGAAGACGAAGGCTCCAGGAGGGTGATTGTTGTCACTGAAACAGACGTTGGCAAAAGGGTGGGGCTCAGGAGTCTGCTGAAGTCGCCAAGGGAACCAAtagacaaagagaaagacagagggagaaacgTGTCCTTTTTTGATGATGTCACTGTCTATCTCTTTGATCAG GAAACTCCAACCAGTGAGCTGAGTAGTTCCACCTGCACCAGTCCAGCTCCAGCTCCTAACAAAAGCACTAAATTTGATTTGCATG CAAAGGCAAAGACTCCAAAAGAAAAGGGGACTTGTCAGTCAAACCGAGGTCGCCCGTGGGGGCCAACCCAGTGA